In a genomic window of Thiolapillus brandeum:
- a CDS encoding nucleotide pyrophosphohydrolase, translating to MSDSIQELNERLLRFARERDWEQFHSPKNLCMALAGETGELLEHFQWLTEQESMELDEDKKEAVALEMADIFIYLVRLGERLDINLLDAAWQKIAINEKRYPVEQVKGDARRAEEYQ from the coding sequence GTGAGCGATTCCATACAGGAGCTCAATGAACGCCTGCTGCGCTTCGCCCGGGAACGGGACTGGGAGCAGTTCCACAGCCCCAAGAACCTGTGCATGGCCCTGGCAGGCGAGACCGGCGAATTGCTGGAACATTTCCAATGGCTCACCGAGCAGGAGAGCATGGAACTGGACGAAGACAAGAAAGAAGCCGTGGCCCTGGAAATGGCCGACATCTTCATTTACCTGGTGCGCCTTGGCGAACGCCTGGACATCAATCTCCTGGACGCTGCCTGGCAGAAGATCGCCATCAACGAAAAGCGTTACCCCGTGGAGCAGGTGAAGGGGGATGCACGCAGGGCGGAAGAGTACCAGTAA
- the rbr gene encoding rubrerythrin produces the protein MSKSIKGTETEKNLMKAFAGESQARNRYTYYAGIARKEGLVQISAIFEETANQEKEHAKRFFKFLEGGDIEITETFPAGPLGSTLENLRAAAAGEEHEWSDMYPAMAETARKEGFPEIAAAYEAISVAEKQHGKRYSDLADNLEAGRVFKRNGRVVWRCRNCGYLHEAEEAPDLCPACLHPQAHFELLGENW, from the coding sequence ATGAGCAAAAGCATCAAGGGAACCGAAACCGAAAAAAACCTGATGAAAGCCTTCGCCGGAGAATCCCAGGCGCGCAACCGCTACACCTATTACGCCGGCATCGCACGCAAGGAAGGCCTGGTGCAGATCTCCGCCATCTTCGAAGAAACCGCCAACCAGGAAAAGGAACACGCCAAGCGTTTCTTCAAGTTTCTCGAAGGCGGAGACATCGAAATCACCGAGACCTTCCCCGCTGGCCCTCTGGGCAGCACCCTGGAAAATCTGCGCGCCGCAGCCGCTGGTGAGGAACACGAATGGTCGGACATGTATCCCGCCATGGCGGAAACCGCCCGCAAGGAAGGCTTTCCCGAAATTGCCGCTGCCTATGAAGCCATCAGCGTGGCCGAAAAGCAGCACGGCAAGCGCTACAGCGATCTTGCCGACAACCTCGAAGCCGGGCGGGTATTCAAACGCAACGGCAGGGTGGTCTGGCGCTGCCGCAACTGCGGCTACCTGCACGAAGCCGAGGAAGCCCCGGATCTGTGCCCCGCCTGCCTGCATCCCCAGGCCCACTTCGAGCTGCTGGGGGAAAACTGGTGA
- a CDS encoding pseudouridine synthase family protein has translation MADAQIELHLEVGSQEIKAVELLAGHCGLSRGQLKRTMRNGALWLERKGHVQRLRRADRRLVPGDVLHLYYDARIQQQTPFEAQLIRDEGDYSVWFKPPGMYSQGSKWGDHCSLPRWAEQRLQPQRSAFIVHRLDRAASGLMLLAHGKGAAARLSELFRQRLLAKQYRVKVQGEFPQGDIQMDAPLDGRQALSRASCLSYAAVSNQSLLQVDIHTGRKHQIRRHLSGLGFPVVGDRLYGGGDGGDLQLQAVRLAFTCPMTGQPRDYRLPNSLLISL, from the coding sequence ATGGCAGATGCACAGATAGAACTCCACTTGGAGGTTGGATCGCAGGAAATCAAGGCCGTGGAACTTCTGGCCGGGCATTGCGGACTCTCCCGGGGGCAACTGAAAAGAACCATGCGCAACGGCGCCTTGTGGCTGGAGCGCAAGGGGCATGTGCAACGCCTGCGCCGGGCGGACAGGAGGCTGGTTCCCGGAGATGTTTTGCATCTGTACTATGATGCCCGAATCCAGCAGCAGACCCCATTCGAGGCGCAGCTTATCCGGGATGAGGGCGACTACAGTGTCTGGTTCAAACCGCCGGGGATGTATTCTCAGGGCAGTAAGTGGGGGGATCACTGCAGCCTGCCCCGTTGGGCGGAGCAACGGCTTCAGCCCCAGCGCAGCGCTTTCATCGTGCATCGCCTGGATCGGGCGGCTTCCGGACTGATGCTCCTGGCCCACGGCAAGGGAGCCGCTGCACGGTTGTCTGAACTTTTTCGCCAACGGCTCCTGGCCAAGCAATACCGGGTGAAGGTTCAGGGTGAGTTTCCTCAGGGGGATATCCAAATGGATGCCCCCCTGGATGGCAGGCAAGCCCTTTCCCGGGCATCATGCCTTTCCTATGCGGCTGTCAGCAATCAGAGCCTGCTGCAGGTGGATATCCATACCGGGCGCAAGCACCAGATCCGGCGCCACCTGTCAGGTCTGGGGTTTCCCGTGGTGGGAGACAGATTGTATGGCGGTGGTGATGGCGGGGATCTCCAGCTGCAGGCCGTGCGCCTGGCCTTCACCTGCCCCATGACCGGGCAGCCCCGCGATTACCGCCTGCCCAATAGTTTGCTCATTTCCCTGTAG
- the yidD gene encoding membrane protein insertion efficiency factor YidD, which translates to MFKRGLIGLVRGYQLLISPFLGNNCRYYPSCSAYTIEAMEKHGPFKGIWMGIRRVGRCHPFHEGGVDPVPEPKQKKD; encoded by the coding sequence CTGTTCAAACGTGGACTCATCGGCCTGGTACGGGGCTACCAGCTGCTCATCAGTCCTTTCCTGGGAAACAACTGCCGCTACTATCCCAGCTGCTCTGCCTACACCATCGAGGCCATGGAAAAGCACGGCCCTTTCAAAGGCATATGGATGGGAATCAGGCGCGTGGGACGCTGCCATCCTTTCCATGAAGGAGGCGTGGATCCGGTGCCCGAACCAAAACAGAAGAAGGACTGA
- a CDS encoding metal ABC transporter permease translates to MHAILEFGFLQSALLAGLLASIGCGVMGSYVVVKRIGYMAGGISHSVLGGMGAALFFGFAPMKGALIAALVAALLIGWIKLRWRAQEDTLIGAMWAMGMSIGVLFISRTPGYSTDLVSYLFGNILLVSHGQIREMATLDLLVIGMVLAFYRQFLAVSFDEEFARLRGVPVNFFYLLFLCLVALTVVLLVQVVGLVLVIALLTLPAAIAGHYIHTMGRMMIAASLLGMIFTTAGIMTSFWLDLPTGAIIILIAGTAYLVSAVFSQWWLQGKAHRSLA, encoded by the coding sequence ATGCACGCCATACTGGAATTCGGTTTTCTGCAATCCGCCCTGTTGGCCGGGCTGCTGGCCAGCATCGGCTGCGGCGTCATGGGCAGTTATGTGGTGGTGAAACGCATCGGCTATATGGCCGGAGGCATTTCCCACAGCGTACTCGGGGGCATGGGCGCCGCCCTGTTCTTCGGTTTCGCCCCCATGAAAGGCGCTCTCATTGCCGCCCTTGTTGCCGCCCTGCTGATTGGCTGGATCAAGCTGCGCTGGCGCGCCCAGGAAGACACCCTCATCGGCGCCATGTGGGCCATGGGCATGTCCATCGGGGTACTCTTCATCTCCCGGACTCCCGGTTACAGCACCGACCTGGTCAGTTATCTGTTTGGCAACATCCTGCTGGTGTCTCATGGACAGATCCGGGAAATGGCGACCCTGGATCTGCTGGTCATCGGTATGGTCCTGGCCTTCTACCGGCAGTTCCTGGCCGTGTCCTTCGACGAGGAATTTGCCCGCCTGAGGGGGGTGCCGGTCAACTTCTTCTACCTGCTGTTCCTGTGTCTGGTGGCCCTCACCGTGGTGCTCCTGGTGCAGGTGGTGGGACTGGTGCTGGTGATCGCTCTGCTCACTTTGCCGGCAGCCATTGCCGGGCACTATATTCACACCATGGGGCGCATGATGATCGCCGCCAGTCTGTTGGGCATGATATTTACCACGGCCGGCATCATGACTTCCTTCTGGCTGGATCTGCCTACAGGCGCCATCATCATACTCATTGCCGGCACCGCCTACCTGGTTTCTGCCGTATTCAGCCAATGGTGGCTGCAAGGCAAGGCCCACAGGAGCCTGGCGTGA
- a CDS encoding metal ABC transporter ATP-binding protein, which produces MNAIEIRDLSFAYGEIPVLEHVSLAIPPREFLGIVGPNAGGKSTLLKIILGLLSPTRGSVKVLGTTPQKARTRLGYVPQYPAFARDFPVTVEQVVLMGRLGKGRIIGGYSRADREIARRVMKETEISNLAQRRIEQLSGGQLQRALVARALACEPEILILDEPTANIDMRVENELFDLLKLLNQRLTILVVSHDIAFISGYVHRVACLNRTLVCHRTEDIDGQVIQQLYDDEVRMVAHHH; this is translated from the coding sequence GTGAATGCCATCGAAATCCGGGATCTGTCCTTCGCCTATGGCGAGATCCCGGTGCTGGAGCACGTCAGCCTGGCGATTCCCCCGCGGGAGTTCCTGGGAATCGTGGGTCCCAACGCCGGAGGCAAGAGTACCCTGCTCAAGATCATCCTCGGCCTGCTCTCTCCCACCCGGGGCTCCGTAAAGGTGCTGGGCACCACGCCGCAGAAAGCCCGCACCCGGCTGGGCTATGTCCCCCAGTACCCGGCTTTTGCCCGGGATTTTCCCGTTACCGTGGAACAGGTAGTGCTCATGGGCCGTCTGGGCAAGGGACGCATCATCGGCGGCTACAGCCGCGCCGACCGGGAGATTGCCCGCCGGGTAATGAAGGAAACCGAAATTTCCAACCTGGCCCAACGGCGCATCGAACAGTTGTCCGGCGGCCAGCTGCAACGTGCCCTGGTGGCCCGGGCCCTGGCCTGTGAACCCGAAATTCTGATCCTGGACGAACCCACAGCCAATATCGACATGCGTGTGGAGAACGAACTGTTCGACCTGCTCAAGCTGCTCAACCAGCGCCTGACCATCCTGGTGGTATCCCACGACATCGCCTTCATCTCCGGCTATGTACACCGGGTGGCCTGTCTGAACCGCACTCTGGTCTGTCACCGTACGGAAGACATCGACGGCCAGGTCATCCAGCAACTCTACGACGATGAGGTGCGCATGGTGGCGCACCACCACTGA
- a CDS encoding metal ABC transporter solute-binding protein, Zn/Mn family has translation MRFLTLFLMLITSAAALGKPLVFVSVLPQKAIVQALAGDALQVEAMVGKGFNPATYQPSPRQIARLSRASLYIRAGVPFEQSWLPRFRSTNPSMIVLDMRHGLDLLEDHEHGQESDPHIWTDPLLVKAHARILAGELARHFPALEGTLEHNYRKLASRLDALNTELETRLAPLRGHAFLVYHPAWSYFAHRYGLHQMAVEAHGKEPNSRSLTELIHQARKAGIHTIITQPQHSVATAKVLARELNAKLVPIDPLSEDIFTSLRHLTQVLTGETP, from the coding sequence ATGCGTTTTCTTACCCTTTTCCTGATGTTGATCACCTCGGCGGCTGCTTTGGGCAAGCCTCTGGTGTTCGTCAGCGTGTTACCCCAGAAAGCCATCGTCCAGGCCCTGGCCGGGGACGCGCTGCAGGTGGAGGCCATGGTGGGCAAGGGTTTCAATCCCGCCACCTATCAGCCCAGCCCCCGGCAGATCGCACGCCTTTCCAGGGCCAGCCTGTACATCCGTGCCGGAGTGCCCTTCGAGCAGAGCTGGCTGCCCCGCTTCCGCAGCACCAACCCTTCCATGATCGTTCTGGACATGCGCCATGGACTGGATCTCCTGGAAGATCATGAACATGGTCAGGAAAGCGACCCCCATATCTGGACCGATCCCTTGCTGGTAAAGGCCCACGCACGCATACTGGCCGGGGAGCTGGCCCGGCACTTTCCTGCCCTGGAGGGCACCCTGGAGCACAATTACCGGAAACTGGCATCACGCCTGGATGCCCTGAACACGGAACTGGAAACCCGCCTGGCACCCCTGCGGGGCCACGCCTTCCTGGTCTATCACCCGGCCTGGAGTTATTTCGCCCACCGCTATGGTCTGCACCAGATGGCGGTAGAAGCCCACGGCAAGGAACCCAACAGCCGCAGCCTGACAGAACTCATTCACCAGGCACGCAAGGCCGGTATTCACACCATCATCACCCAGCCCCAGCATTCGGTTGCCACGGCAAAGGTTCTGGCCCGGGAACTGAATGCAAAGCTGGTGCCCATCGACCCCCTGAGCGAGGACATCTTCACCAGCCTGCGCCACCTCACTCAGGTACTGACGGGAGAAACACCGTGA
- a CDS encoding endonuclease/exonuclease/phosphatase family protein, translated as MSPALDKDVSTCGSILPRRFSLLSYNIQVGVDTGRYREYVTKGWKHVFPHRERMVNLNRMASMLSQYDMVSLQEVDAGSLRCGFVDITEYLAHRAGFPHWYRQINRNIGVIAQHSNGFLSRFRPSRITHHKLPGGPGRGAMMFDFGTHREALLLCSAHLALGRRARAKQLAFLGELLQNRPNIVLMGDLNAGCDATEIRRFIEAHDMNEPACDQATFPSWRPVKKFDHILVSRSLNIINSRVLDYPLSDHLPVAMELELPEDAVTPPDSHPLSAQA; from the coding sequence GTGAGCCCGGCTTTGGACAAGGATGTCAGCACCTGCGGCAGTATTCTGCCGCGGCGTTTTTCATTGCTCAGCTACAACATCCAGGTGGGCGTGGATACAGGCCGTTACCGGGAATATGTCACCAAGGGCTGGAAGCACGTTTTTCCCCACCGGGAACGCATGGTCAACCTCAATCGCATGGCCTCCATGCTGTCTCAATATGACATGGTCAGCCTGCAGGAAGTGGATGCAGGAAGCCTGCGCTGCGGATTCGTGGACATTACGGAATACCTGGCTCACCGTGCCGGTTTTCCACACTGGTACCGCCAGATCAATCGCAACATCGGGGTGATTGCCCAGCACAGCAATGGCTTCCTGAGCCGTTTCCGTCCCAGCCGGATTACCCATCACAAGCTGCCGGGAGGGCCGGGAAGAGGCGCCATGATGTTCGACTTTGGCACCCATCGTGAAGCCCTTCTTTTATGCAGCGCCCACCTGGCTCTGGGAAGACGCGCCCGGGCCAAGCAACTGGCTTTTCTTGGTGAACTGTTGCAGAACCGCCCCAATATCGTTCTCATGGGTGATCTCAATGCCGGTTGCGATGCTACCGAGATCCGGCGCTTCATCGAAGCCCATGACATGAATGAGCCCGCCTGCGACCAGGCCACCTTTCCCAGCTGGCGCCCGGTGAAAAAATTCGATCATATCCTGGTATCCCGCAGCCTGAACATCATCAATTCACGGGTGCTGGACTATCCCCTGTCGGATCACTTGCCCGTAGCCATGGAACTGGAGCTTCCCGAAGACGCGGTCACACCACCGGACAGTCACCCGCTTTCCGCCCAGGCATAA
- a CDS encoding thiol:disulfide interchange protein DsbA/DsbL, producing the protein MKKLLIFLTLGLLSLNAGAVELKEGTNYDLITPAPPVGSGDEVEVVEFFMYTCPHCNHLEPSLQEWTKKLPENVKFHHIPAMFGGAANLHARNFFALEVMGEEGRLHNAWFKAIHEQKQRLRTQADIDKFLEKNGVDMNKFHATLNSFTVQTKTNRAAALMRRYGVRSVPMMIVDGRYRIKNTPQVLENTDALIEKTLADRKK; encoded by the coding sequence ATGAAAAAACTGCTCATTTTTCTGACTTTGGGCCTGCTGTCTCTGAATGCAGGGGCTGTCGAGCTGAAGGAAGGCACCAACTACGATCTCATCACCCCCGCCCCCCCAGTAGGCAGCGGCGATGAAGTGGAAGTCGTGGAGTTCTTCATGTACACCTGCCCACACTGCAATCACTTGGAGCCCTCCCTGCAGGAATGGACCAAGAAGCTGCCGGAAAATGTCAAGTTCCATCATATACCCGCCATGTTTGGCGGCGCCGCCAATTTGCACGCCAGGAATTTCTTCGCTCTGGAAGTGATGGGTGAGGAAGGACGTCTGCACAATGCCTGGTTCAAAGCCATCCATGAACAGAAACAGCGCCTGCGCACCCAGGCGGACATTGACAAGTTCCTGGAGAAAAACGGGGTGGACATGAACAAGTTTCATGCCACCTTGAATTCCTTTACGGTTCAGACCAAGACCAATCGCGCCGCCGCCCTGATGCGTCGCTATGGTGTCCGCTCCGTACCGATGATGATTGTAGATGGACGCTATCGCATCAAGAATACCCCTCAGGTTCTGGAGAACACCGACGCGCTTATTGAAAAAACCCTGGCTGACCGCAAGAAGTGA